One Kitasatospora sp. NBC_01287 DNA window includes the following coding sequences:
- a CDS encoding helix-turn-helix domain-containing protein, which translates to MVTEEVKRVAEDDDVTRAQSLAREIFSGIANKWTLLVVSVLGERTLRFTQLRGEVEGISHKMLTQTLRGLERDGLVERTVYPTVPPRVEYALTDAGQALRHTVYGMCAWTRRYLDHIEESRERFDRAPRAVATAAAVATPIKDRPASADR; encoded by the coding sequence GTGGTTACCGAAGAGGTCAAGCGCGTCGCGGAGGACGACGACGTGACCCGCGCCCAGTCTCTCGCGCGTGAGATCTTCTCCGGCATCGCGAACAAGTGGACGCTGCTGGTGGTCAGCGTCCTCGGCGAGCGCACTCTGCGCTTCACCCAACTTCGCGGTGAGGTGGAGGGCATCAGCCACAAGATGCTCACCCAGACGCTGCGCGGGCTCGAACGCGACGGACTCGTCGAGCGCACCGTCTACCCGACCGTGCCGCCGCGGGTGGAATACGCGCTCACGGACGCGGGCCAGGCCCTGCGGCACACCGTCTACGGCATGTGCGCATGGACTCGCCGATACCTGGACCACATCGAGGAATCCCGCGAGCGCTTCGACCGGGCACCACGGGCCGTAGCCACAGCCGCGGCCGTAGCCACGCCCATCAAGGACCGACCGGCGTCAGCCGACCGCTGA
- a CDS encoding VOC family protein — translation MTILKTYARLWTDELDHSLALLRELTGAEPDLRFVFGSIQLAAIGDFLVIAGPPAERARFSHASATVIVDDLDALTSTLAAAGAEITAPVSTGVTGRFLYARHRGGAEVEYVEWIPELVERVMGAGISR, via the coding sequence ATGACCATTCTCAAGACCTACGCACGCCTGTGGACCGATGAGTTGGACCACTCGCTGGCACTGCTGCGCGAACTGACCGGCGCGGAACCCGATCTCCGCTTCGTCTTCGGCTCCATCCAACTCGCGGCGATCGGCGACTTCCTCGTCATCGCGGGGCCGCCCGCGGAGCGTGCCCGCTTCTCCCACGCCAGCGCCACCGTGATCGTCGACGACCTCGATGCCCTGACCAGCACGCTTGCGGCCGCCGGCGCCGAGATCACCGCACCGGTGAGCACCGGTGTCACCGGACGGTTCCTGTACGCGCGCCATCGCGGTGGCGCAGAGGTCGAGTACGTGGAGTGGATCCCGGAGTTGGTGGAGCGCGTCATGGGAGCGGGGATCAGCCGCTGA
- a CDS encoding ABC transporter ATP-binding protein, with translation MTTPLTSAIAAPLTGAGLTLHDVTLTYPDGEQRLTALDQVSLEVAPGEFTAVVGPSGSGKSSLLAVAATLLRPDRGRVLIDGQDAGPLSDRARTALRRERLGIVFQQSNLLASLTAIEQLLVLSDLRGERPAHARSRAEELLASVGLDPAKQRRRPHQLSGGERQRVNIARALFGRPAVLLVDEPTSALDHDRGAQIVALLAEVTRHHRTATVMVTHDRALLSEVDRVLKMADGRLSG, from the coding sequence ATGACCACTCCGCTCACCTCCGCCATCGCCGCCCCACTCACCGGCGCGGGCCTGACCCTGCACGACGTCACTCTGACGTATCCCGACGGGGAGCAGCGACTGACCGCGCTCGACCAGGTGTCGCTGGAGGTGGCACCTGGCGAGTTCACGGCGGTCGTCGGCCCCTCGGGCTCCGGGAAGTCCAGCCTGCTCGCGGTCGCCGCCACCCTGCTGCGTCCCGACCGCGGCCGGGTGCTGATAGACGGTCAGGACGCCGGACCGCTCTCCGACAGGGCCCGCACCGCGCTGCGCCGGGAGCGCCTGGGCATCGTCTTCCAGCAGTCCAACCTGCTCGCCTCGCTCACCGCGATCGAGCAGCTCCTGGTCCTCAGCGACCTGCGCGGCGAGCGCCCCGCCCACGCCCGCTCACGGGCCGAGGAGCTGCTCGCCTCGGTCGGCCTCGACCCCGCCAAGCAGCGCCGCCGCCCCCACCAGCTCTCCGGTGGCGAGCGCCAGCGCGTCAACATCGCCCGCGCCCTCTTCGGCCGTCCCGCCGTCCTCCTGGTCGACGAGCCCACCTCCGCGCTCGACCACGACCGGGGCGCCCAGATCGTCGCCCTGCTCGCCGAGGTCACCCGCCACCACCGCACCGCCACCGTGATGGTCACCCACGACCGCGCTCTACTCAGCGAAGTGGACCGGGTCCTGAAGATGGCCGACGGCCGCCTCAGCGGCTGA
- a CDS encoding FtsX-like permease family protein, with translation MFVALRDIRFARGRFALMGAVVTLITTLVVFLYGLTGGLASAASSTVAGLPVDRIVFGAPAGAAPTVSFSSSTVSTEQQAGWTAAPGVAGVAPLGLSMTRLTAAGAAASVSVLGAPAQLLPPLRSGTAPGEGQVAVGADTATADHLSLGQQVRIGSRTLTISAITDQRSYAHAPTVWTTLPTWEALSGQSRPTALAVTTGRGADLTALDRAQNTEAATVDGALAGIDGYSAEQGSLQLIQGFLFAVSALVVGAFFTVWTVQRKPDIAVLKAVGASSAYLVRDALAQAAVVLLAGALLGGAAGAIGGVIASAGVPFDLSPASVAVPVAAMVLLGLLGAALAVRRITAVDPLAALGANR, from the coding sequence GTGTTCGTCGCCCTGCGGGACATCCGCTTCGCCCGGGGCCGCTTCGCCCTGATGGGCGCTGTGGTCACCCTCATCACCACGCTCGTGGTCTTCCTCTACGGGCTGACCGGCGGGCTCGCCTCGGCGGCCTCCTCCACGGTCGCCGGGCTGCCGGTCGACCGGATCGTCTTCGGCGCACCCGCCGGCGCCGCCCCGACCGTCTCGTTCAGCTCCAGCACCGTCTCGACCGAGCAGCAGGCCGGCTGGACGGCGGCACCCGGCGTAGCGGGGGTCGCACCGCTGGGCCTCTCGATGACCCGGCTGACGGCGGCCGGCGCGGCCGCCTCGGTCAGCGTGCTCGGCGCCCCGGCCCAGTTGCTGCCGCCGCTGCGCTCGGGCACCGCGCCGGGCGAGGGCCAGGTCGCCGTCGGGGCCGACACCGCCACCGCCGACCACCTGTCGCTGGGGCAGCAGGTCCGGATAGGGTCCCGCACCCTGACCATCAGCGCGATCACCGACCAGCGCTCCTACGCCCACGCACCCACCGTCTGGACCACCCTGCCCACCTGGGAGGCACTCAGCGGTCAGAGCAGGCCCACCGCGCTGGCCGTCACCACCGGCCGGGGCGCTGACCTCACCGCCCTCGACCGGGCCCAGAACACCGAGGCCGCCACGGTCGACGGCGCGCTGGCCGGCATCGACGGCTACTCGGCCGAGCAGGGCAGCCTGCAGCTGATCCAGGGCTTCCTGTTCGCGGTGAGCGCTCTGGTGGTCGGCGCCTTCTTCACCGTCTGGACGGTCCAGCGCAAGCCCGACATCGCGGTGCTCAAGGCCGTCGGCGCCAGTAGCGCCTATCTGGTGCGCGATGCCCTCGCCCAGGCAGCCGTGGTGCTCCTGGCCGGCGCTCTGCTCGGTGGCGCGGCGGGCGCGATCGGCGGGGTCATCGCCTCCGCCGGGGTGCCCTTCGACCTGAGCCCGGCCAGCGTCGCGGTGCCGGTGGCCGCCATGGTCCTGCTCGGCCTGCTGGGCGCGGCGCTCGCGGTGCGGCGGATCACCGCCGTCGACCCCTTGGCCGCGCTGGGAGCCAACCGATGA